Proteins encoded within one genomic window of Paroedura picta isolate Pp20150507F chromosome 17, Ppicta_v3.0, whole genome shotgun sequence:
- the LOC143827172 gene encoding urotensin-2 receptor-like: MEPGQCATLPCHPNTTGGYPNDTSGEIATTGSTVVTSLLGCILAAMCLLGMAGNIYTLVVVNLSMRLTGSMSVYIINLALADLLYLSTIPFIVSTYVLKDWYFGDVGCRVLFSLDLLTMHASIFILLVMSTERYLAVVKPLDTIRRPRDYRRVITCSVWLVSFLLALPTMVLIDLRTSVHDGVVKRMCYPTWRMEAYKVYLTVLFNTCILAPGVVICYLYVQLARTYWRSQVAIFSPKEVKRCPRQKVLYMIFSIILAYWTCFIPFWLWQLLGVYHHQTENIAGNTAVNFLVTCLAYSNSCINPFLYTLLSKNYKEYMRSLHKHSTSLSKMKPRRSSSKRSVLSGSHQYTEAVAVAQIKGIDSEEVASL; encoded by the coding sequence ATGGAACCGGGGCAGTGCGCCACTCTGCCCTGTCATCCCAACACTACTGGTGGTTACCCCAATGACACTTCCGGGGAAATCGCAACTACCGGGAGCACTGTGGTTACTTCCCTGCTGGGGTGCATCCTGGCCGCCATGTGCCTCCTTGGGATGGCAGGAAACATCTACACGCTGGTGGTCGTCAACCTCTCCATGAGACTGACCGGTTCCATGTCAGTCTACATCATCAACCTGGCCCTGGCGGACCTCCTATATCTCTCCACCATCCCGTTCATTGTCAGCACCTACGTCTTGAAGGACTGGTACTTTGGGGACGTGGGATGCAGGGTCCTGTTCAGCCTGGACCTCCTCACCATGCACGCCAGCATCTTCATCCTCCTGGTCATGAGCACGGAGAGATACCTTGCGGTGGTCAAGCCTCTGGACACCATCAGGAGGCCGAGGGATTACCGCAGGGTGATCACCTGCTCCGTGTGGCTGGTGTCCTTCCTCTTGGCCCTGCCGACCATGGTCCTCATTGACTTGCGGACCAGCGTCCACGACGGAGTGGTCAAGCGCATGTGCTACCCCACGTGGCGGATGGAGGCCTACAAAGTCTACCTCACCGTCCTTTTCAACACTTGCATCTTGGCCCCGGGGGTCGTCATTTGCTACTTGTATGTCCAACTGGCCAGGACTTACTGGAGATCTCAGGTGGCCATCTTCAGCCCCAAGGAAGTGAAGAGATGCCCCCGGCAGAAGGTCTTGTACATGATTTTTAGCATCATCCTCGCCTACTGGACTTGCTTCATCCCCTTCTGGCTCTGGCAGCTGCTCGGCGTCTATCACCACCAGACCGAAAACATCGCAGGAAACACGGCAGTCAACTTCCTGGTGACCTGCCTGGCTTACAGCAACAGCTGCATAAACCCTTTCCTCTACACACTGCTGTCCAAGAACTACAAGGAGTACATGAGGAGCCTGCACAAGCACAGTACCAGCCTCTCCAAGATGAAGCCGAGGAGGAGCTCCTCAAAGAGGTCGGTGTTATCCGGAAGCCACCAATACACAGAGGCGGTGGCCGTTGCTCAGATCAAAGGCATTGACAGCGAAGAGGTCGCCTCTTTGTGA